The proteins below come from a single Beutenbergia cavernae DSM 12333 genomic window:
- a CDS encoding GNAT family N-acetyltransferase, whose amino-acid sequence MTDRAALTGDRPPDDDAVRIVPADAHRWPEVTQLLGADGGYAGCWCSFWRLTNAELAGRSGEQNRELLEGLVTSGDAPGLVLRLDGVPVGWCQVAPRAEFQRLFHTRGLELTDPADPDVWSIVCVYVAKTARGRGLAGALVAAAVDRAAARGATVVEAYPVTDPGTGRRTQLSSGTVSMFEQAGFEPAAPATGRRVLMRRVL is encoded by the coding sequence ATGACCGATCGCGCTGCCCTGACCGGGGATCGGCCCCCTGACGACGACGCTGTGCGCATCGTGCCGGCCGACGCGCACCGCTGGCCGGAGGTGACGCAGCTCCTCGGAGCGGACGGCGGGTACGCCGGGTGCTGGTGCTCGTTCTGGAGGCTGACGAACGCGGAGCTCGCCGGACGCTCCGGAGAGCAGAACCGTGAGCTGCTGGAGGGACTCGTGACGTCCGGCGACGCACCAGGCTTGGTGCTCCGGCTCGACGGCGTCCCGGTCGGGTGGTGCCAGGTCGCCCCGCGTGCGGAGTTCCAGCGGCTGTTCCACACCCGCGGGCTCGAACTCACCGACCCCGCCGATCCTGACGTCTGGTCGATCGTGTGCGTGTACGTGGCCAAGACCGCTCGCGGTCGGGGCCTCGCCGGCGCGCTCGTCGCCGCCGCCGTGGACCGCGCCGCCGCCCGAGGAGCGACGGTGGTGGAGGCGTACCCCGTCACCGACCCCGGCACCGGCCGCCGCACACAGCTCTCCTCCGGGACCGTGAGCATGTTCGAGCAGGCGGGGTTCGAGCCCGCCGCGCCGGCGACTGGGCGGCGCGTGCTGATGCGGCGGGTGCTCTGA